Below is a window of Oceanipulchritudo coccoides DNA.
GGCAAACAGGATCTTCCTGGGATTCCACCATTGAGCGATAGCGGGCTTCGCTTTCCGCAAGGGCTTTTTCCTTTCGCCTCGCATCAAGCATGAGCTCAATACGATTCATGACCTTGGTCATGCTCGATTCCAACTGCTGGATCTCATCATCCGCCTGGCTAGAACCGGAACTAATGCTCCGGTTCATCTTTGAGAGCAGACTTCTCAGTTCGGCAGGATTTCCCTTGGCGGAGAAATCCAGAAGTTTAATCAGCTGCCTTGCGGCCCCGGAAGGGGTGACTTCCCCGCTTCGCCATTTCTGGATAGTTGGCAGGGAGCACAAGCAGATCTCCGCCATATCCTTATTTGACAGCGCATATTTCTTTTGAAACCCGTGAATGTCCATTTCCCTCAAGACCTTTTCGTAAATATTAGAAGGTAATCTTAGGTAATATAATATTTACAGGGCGTCAAGCGTCAGCAGCTTGAATTGTCCCCTTGTCTTGAAATTCCCTCAGGAGTGGATAACCCAATCATATGCCATCCAAGCCAAGTACCTCCCGATCCTGGAGCAATCGTCTCATGGAAAGCGCTTGTGAGTGCCTTCCAAACTGCACAAAGGCGCTGGCTCTGGTGGAGACCGGTTGTGAGCGCGACCTCACCTTGGGAGAGAAGGTCGCCTTGAAATACCATGGGCGCTTGTGTCCCTTTTGTGCCTGTGCGACGGGTAAGTTCGAAGCAGCAAAAGCCCTGATGAAGGAGGCCGGGGAAAAGCGCCAGGACGGCAAGGCTTCTTAAGGAAACCAGTGGAGGAATCGGCCAAGTCCGGTCCTGTGTTCAATCGGGATGCTGCCCTGCATACGGCTCCAAATGGACAACCACGTCCCGAAGGTTTGCATGGGCCTTCATCAGGTTATCCTTCACTTGGTGGCCAAGATCATGCCCTTTGAGGACACTCATTTCCGGATCGACCTGAAGATGCAGCTCCAGGAAATAATCCACCCCACTCTTCCGGACCCGGCACTTTTCTACCCTCAGGACATCGACATGTTGATTTGCCTGTCCTTTAAGGGACTCGATAAATCCTGTTTCCACATTTCCATCGAGGGCATCATGCAGGGATAACCGGATGATGCGGGTGCCATTAAAGGCGATAAATACGCAGGCCACCAAGGCCGCCCAGTCATCGGCTGTAGCCCAATCAGTACCGCCAATCAAGGCGATGGAAATTCCCAAGGCTGCCGCTGCGGAGGTGATCGCATCCGAACGATGATGCCATGCCTCGCCCGCAAGGGCGCAGCTCTTGTGATCATCTGAGTAGCGCTCAATTTTACGGAAAACAAATTCCTTGGCTGCCACGACCAGGAGGAGCACCGGCAAGGTATACCACGATGGTACCTCGTGGGATAAGTCATTGATTTCCCTGACTGAAACAGCGGCAATCCCCAGAGCTGCCACAATGAGAAAAAGACCTGAAAAGAGCCCGGTCAGGGATTCAATTTTCCCGTGTCCAAACGGATGGTTCTTATCGGGAGGTCGCAGGGACAGCATGAAACCGCCCCACGTGACAAGGCTGACAATAATGTCACTTGCCGACTCAAGCCCGTCGGCAATCAAGGCCTGCGAATTGCCCATATGCCCGGTTGTCAGCTTGATAATAACGAGGATAAGATTCAGGCAGAGCGTCCCGATACCCAATTGCAGGAGTCCGGAGGATGGAAATTCTGATGGGGCTTTCCCTGGCATTCGCTGGATTTATAGGGAACCGAAAAAAATAGACAAGACTACTGGAAGCTGGAGATCTGTTCGAGGGGCAGTTTCTGAATTGCCGGGACCGTACAAGACTTTGAAGGATAGCCAACAACCAGTAAAAGAAAGGGTTTTTCCTCTGGTGGTCGGTCGAGAATTTGATTCAGGAACTGCATTGGGCTCGGCGTGTGCGTCAGGGTTGAAAGACCAATTTCCTGCAGGGCGGCAATTAGGAATCCCGTCGCAATCCCAACACTCTCTTTTGGATAATAGGTCTTTCGCAATGTTGCATCGGGGGCCTTGATTTTCGATTTCATGAATATGGCGACAAGTGCGGGAGCAGTCTCCAGAAAAGGCTTCTCGGCATCGGTTCCCAGAGGTGCCAGGGTATTCAGCCATTCTTTCGGTGCACGACCATTGTAAAATGCCCGCTCCTCTTCCTCGGCGGCCAGACGGATCTTCCGTTTGATCTCAGGGTCCCGGACAACTGCAAAATGCCATGGCTGTTGATTTGCCCCATTGGGGGCTGTGCCAGCCGAGCGGATGGCGTCTTCAAGCACTCCCTCTGGAATCGGATCAGTGGAGAAATCGCGAACACTCCGACGGGCCGAAAGGCGCTTGTACACGGCTTTTGCCCTGCTTTGCATATCCCGAGGAGAAAGAAGAGGTACTGAATAGGAAATCCGTTTGACCGGAGTGCTTGATTTGTTGGCGTCTGTCGCCATATCCGAGTTAGCCATCACACCAGTGAAATTCATCGGGAGTTGTTGGCAATGCAGATCCTGTCCGGTTCTTTAAGGCCTTTACTCCATAAAGAAAT
It encodes the following:
- a CDS encoding cation diffusion facilitator family transporter, with the translated sequence MPGKAPSEFPSSGLLQLGIGTLCLNLILVIIKLTTGHMGNSQALIADGLESASDIIVSLVTWGGFMLSLRPPDKNHPFGHGKIESLTGLFSGLFLIVAALGIAAVSVREINDLSHEVPSWYTLPVLLLVVAAKEFVFRKIERYSDDHKSCALAGEAWHHRSDAITSAAAALGISIALIGGTDWATADDWAALVACVFIAFNGTRIIRLSLHDALDGNVETGFIESLKGQANQHVDVLRVEKCRVRKSGVDYFLELHLQVDPEMSVLKGHDLGHQVKDNLMKAHANLRDVVVHLEPYAGQHPD
- a CDS encoding nitroreductase family protein, with product MANSDMATDANKSSTPVKRISYSVPLLSPRDMQSRAKAVYKRLSARRSVRDFSTDPIPEGVLEDAIRSAGTAPNGANQQPWHFAVVRDPEIKRKIRLAAEEEERAFYNGRAPKEWLNTLAPLGTDAEKPFLETAPALVAIFMKSKIKAPDATLRKTYYPKESVGIATGFLIAALQEIGLSTLTHTPSPMQFLNQILDRPPEEKPFLLLVVGYPSKSCTVPAIQKLPLEQISSFQ